TTTTATCTAAAAGACTTTTCTTCGTAagttatcataaaaaaaattgaaggatTTCGTAATGAATGCTTTCCTAAGacccaaaacaaaaatttttttaaaaaaaacagaagaCGACAACGTCGTGTTTTTTGAGTTTTtactcaaaataatcattttttcaTTTGAATATTTCGGTGTTAATTACAAATATGTGGttatagaaaataaatatatatttacattaGAATTAACAATCCACTACGATTacttcaaaaaagaaaatttgtaaGAGCATCTCATTTTTTGTTATTCTTTTATAGAGATCTAAATCAGTGCAtttgttatataaaaaaaatgctaTTATTCCGTCAATTTCCAGTTGTACATTGTCCATTGTCGGCTGTGCTTTATAAATTATAGCACATGAAATTTATTTGTagacatatatatgtgtgtataaatgaatttttttcgATTAATATCCTCAAATTTATTGCTAGCATTTGATTGCTAATATATatatgcgtgtgtgtgtgtgtgtgtgtgtgtgtgtggaattaaaaaatttgaggtGTGAGCTACAGCTGGTCTATACAAAATATCAGTTGTTAGATTTTGAATATCTACAATTTTTTTAGGAATATATGAAGAGATATTTTAGGACAAGAGACATTATGATTTTTTCCTTATGTTTTTGctctgaaaatttaaaattttattacacaGGTGCATCTAGTCCATTTGTATTTGTGATGGTAGTTGACTATGTGGTGTACGAGCAAATGGATATTCGATATCCGAATGAAACTAAACTCTTGAGATCATtttataagagtttttgtgttattaTAATAAAACTCTAACTAGATAAAACATCTCAAATCAGTGTTAACCGAGTTATAAGTAACTATTTTACAACTTactaggtatcttgtgagacgatctcacggatctttatctgttagacggataaatcatttacatatatataataataagtaatacgtttgatataaaaaaataatattttttcataggtgaatcaaatataatattcgtctcacaaaattgattcgcGTAATTGTATGAAACATATTTTTTGTTACTGTTATTGTTGTATCCCACTATCACCTAACAACAAATTTTGGTTTAGGTTTAAAAAATGATAATCAGGGCAAACGCATTCGATTACGTAAGAGACTGAGAGATAATTAAGAAGGGATTTTAGAAGAAGACAACAGCAAATTTGGGGATTGAATGGTGGCTGCCCCATGAACATTGCCCACTTGCTTACGTcccattattatattttatttctaaaaaaaacatttattatatttttggaaTCTTGAAAAATGTTTTGTTTCTTTCTAAATGAAGTCTTCAGGTGGGCACACATCTAATATGAAAATCAATCGTCAATTGggaaaaataaatcaattttgCATTGGGTCAAATTTCCCAGAAAATTCTCTCTGGTTGAAGATAATGAGGTGTGGGTATCGAAACGTGACAGTTTGAAATGTTATACTGtctgaaatatataatttttattgttatcaTCAActgtaattttttataaaattacaaaCATTTGTTCTTACAGagcttttttttgaaaaaaaaaaaggttaaatTTACATTAAAACTAACgcattttgaaattaaaattgtaaCAGAGAAGAAAATATGTGAAATATAGAGTTAATTGGTTGAACAATATTTTTTGGAAGTTTCATGAAAAAGAAAGACAACTGGACAACATCAAAGACTTGGACACCCTCCCTAGTGTTTGAAATGAATGTGTAAAGCAAATGctatttcaatataaaaaaatacgaCTTTATAATAACATAATTGTCttagatttcaaatatatcataACATAAAGTCATTTCAAACAATTTATCAAATCcatatatttatcaatttttataatttaaataaaaaaaatcacatactGTATAGTTTGCACAACACAAATGAATGTATTATTATATTCAGTTAATATAtagttattatttaatttaatttttggcaCAAAAGTCAAGTAGAGAAAGTGAAATGTTTTGGGAACAGGTTGACAAAATGTGATTAATGTTTTCGGAAATTGAGTTCGCCACGTGTCATTTTCATGCCGTGTCATCCTACGGTCATGATCTGGGAAAATGTTTTCACGAtgacttttttttaatctttatttttatacTTAATAACCGAGCTTTTTGTTCCTTacctaaaaattataattcgtaatatcaatataattttaattttttaaatcgtacaacaaCTCAAACGATATCTGACAGATAATTATTATATACAACAATTTACATctcaataattataattattgcaATCAAAGATAATCGAACTCATGATTTTGACTCTGATACATATTGAAGAATCAAGTATTTATCATTAGACCGAAAACTATAATTGTTAGCCAATGCgcaactttatttccttatacttgTGACAACATAGAGTCTGAGGAGGTGTGTGTCTATCTGTTGGTGTTGTCTCATATTATTTGGAGATCAGTCTTACTATTTTACTACAATCATTTATTTACCCAACAACGATAATATTCCTTTTAATATCTGATATCATTCTTTTTACAATCTATATAatctatattataaaacatgaaaatattagACTAATCAACTTTGATATTTTGTAGTAACATATCACATATTTTATctgttttgaaaaatattttaaattcataaaagattttatttattttacatatttatttaattaaatttttaaatattatttttaataaaaaaacatgtaaaaattaataataattattctaattctAACTATGTAAATATACACATCGTGTACACCGAGACACCAATAACTATAAACATCGATgagtatttcaaatataaattttgtggTAAGGGAATTTATAAAAGTCGATTCTTCACGTTACGTTACGTGTGATAATTGATAAGCTCCTATTAGATTTCAAATTGTGTTATACTTTTTATATAGTTGAAAACTTTAGGACATACAACTTTTCAAAGGTTTGTCGAATTTATTTGTCTtgcattataaaaaaaaattataagtcaAAATGAGACCGTGACATTCTTTATTGAGACCATCGCGTTATTTTcaactatattttatatatcataatgttaatataaaattgaaaataaattgtacatgcaaattttttattacaaagTTATTGAAGCAAAAAATGGGTTGCAAATATATAAAACGACACATGCTAATTTTTTGGCAATCGTCAGTTTTTGACTTGAAGTTGTTGCCAATTTCATATCTAACGCGTTTTATGGATAATCGATGAATTAATTCCACATTTCCAAATTCTTAATATCCTTCATTCACACTAGGGCATGAGAATATGATATATGAATTGAATGGAGTAGGGTATGGATTGGATTTTTTATTcgattaaataaataagtaatcGGTTATGAGAATTTTCGGATACGAGGATAAgacaagttttaaaaaatactactcatatatatatttttggataATGAAATTAGTATAAATTATTtctaatatttgttattttttctaaaatatttaatatgctaatttatatatatattttcttattgtTCTCAACAATTTAGTAAATATCCATAATTTactcgaattaattcaaatatgagaaaatataatTATAGGTGGTAATATGATACTTGGGTATGGTATAAATATCAAATCCTCCGTCAGATATGTGGACGATCATGAAATTGAATACCCAATATAGCTTAATATAATAAATGgggatatatgatatataatacAAACCCGACTCATTTTCATCTCAAAAAACTAATGATCCCAAAGACCActattattttagttattatttttaaaatcactTTAGTGTTAATTCGAGTGTGGAGATGTTTTCAAGTTCAATCCGcttaaaaatttgatccggTGACTTTTGAGGCTATTTTTGGGAAAGCATTGTCACGTCTCCGATCCAAGTCTATATATATGCAACTATACAATACAATAGATATCTTAAcaactatttattattttttgttttacgaaattgattaattaaaattattatatgaatCAATTATAGATGTTACTCATTCAAGCATTTATTTATAATGTGGGACATGAACTTCAGAATAGTGATCGACAAGCACATATATCATTAATTCGAAATCAAATTCAAATGAATTTAAATTTACGAGTCATTATTTAGAATATTAAGGGGTGTGGAATGATTAATTTGAGGAGaaagtatttaaatgttatacacaatttaataaaattgatATGTTTATGTCGAACATAATTTGTTCAATATATTTTACctgattaatttgatttttcagtTTATTGTATTAGTTTGAAAATTTACGTTACACACGTGAAAATATGACATCAATGAGTTCGATAGCCAATttatgacaaattttatttttctctaaaaaaaaGTTTGATTTAATTCCGATTTAAGGTAGAGCATCAAGAGATATTTTAACGgcaattatcaaaataatttgtatatttattatcatTTCTAATATGAAATATCAAAAAAAGCTGATTTTATcgaaattgcaaaataaattaaatgaacaTTCTGAAACAAAATCCTAGATATATTATCTGttggtaaaaatttgtgtgaaaaggtctcacaggtcgtatttgtgagacggatatcttatttgggtcatccatgaaaaattattactttttatgctaagagtattactttttattgtgaatatcggtaggatagatctgtctcatagataaagatccgtgagaccgtctcacaaaagacatactcttatctgtttatatacattttatgtaaactaattaattagaaaaattgCTTCCTTTTTACTTTCGGATTCATTTTATTCGAAATTTTAGAATgatttttgcataaaaaatattttaaaataatatatatttatttattaatatcgaTGGATATATACTAATTTTTTGTATTGtggctgaaaaaaaaaaactgcgtAAATACAGAATAATGTATCGGTACGCGCAATATGATGCGCGTGGAGAAAGAAAACCTTAACCTGTCCAACTTTCAAAGGTTCAACCTTTATCAGTCAACCTCTGTCCCCttactaaaataataaaataaatacaaaacaaaGCATCATCCACCTAGCCCCGATTCCAGTCCTCTGTTTTTATTATCCACCCAAAGTCAacgtctctctctctctctctctctctcaactTCACCGCTTATTGTCTCTGTCTCCTACTCATAATTGCACATTTTTATCGCTGGATATGAACAAACTGAACTACTCCATTCTCTCTGTTGAAAACAATTTGAGTTCGTTTGTTtaatcttttcttcttctttttttggcTAAAGAACGAGTACGTAAATGGGCAACGGAGTGGGGAAGCTGACTGTTTGTTTCACTGGAATGGAACCCACCGCCGACTATACTCGGCGGCGGAGGAAGGAtatggaggcgggtttgatGATATCAGATCCGTTGGATGATCTGGGTCATTCCTTCTGCTACGTCCGGCCAGAGTTGACACGGCTCCCATCCTCTAAAGTTCATTCCGAATTTGATGAACCTGCAACGACCACGTTTAAGTTGATTTCCGGCGCCTCCGTGAGTGCCAATACTTCGACCCCGCTTTCCACGGCTTCGCTCGATCTTTACTCTTACAACAGTGTCGACCGGGCCTCCGCGTTCGAGGGCTCAACCTCATTTGCTTCCATCCCTCTTCAGCTTGTACCGAGAAATTCGTCTATTTACTCTGGACCGTTGTTTAACTCCGGCTTGATTGCGAATTCAGGCCCGATGGAGAGGGGATTCATGTCAGGCCCGATTGAGAGAGGCTTCATGTCAGGCCCACTTGATCGTGGGATGTTCTCGGGCCCTCTTGACAAGGGTGGCTCTGATCAGTTCCCGAGAAGCTATTCCCATGGCGGATTTGCGTTCCGGCACAGATCGAGAAAAGGGTCGTTTATTCGGGCCGTTAGGCGGGCCTTTTCGAAAGGCATCAGTAGAGGTCAGAAATCCATTGTTGCACCAATCAAAGGCGTTGTTTCGATGAAGGAACCCGATTGGATGGTGGTGTCGGAGAAGCAAAATGAATTAACAATCAGTAGTGTTAATTTCAGCAGCGAATGTAGTTTGGATGAATATGATTCTCTAGAAAACCAGAATCTTCAGTGGGCTCAAGGAAAAGCCGGCGAGGATCGAGTTCATGTAGTGGTTTCCGAGGAACATGGATGGGTTTTCGTGGGGATTTACGATGGATTTAATGGCCCCGATGCACCGGATTATCTGCTGTCCAATTTGTATTCAGCTATACATAAAGAGCTGAAAGGTCTGCTTTGGGATGAGAATGACAAGTCTGATAATTCATCCATTTCAAATCCATGTTCCGCAATAGACAATTCCTGTTCGATAAAACCGGACTGTAATCCAAATCCTAGTTTGACTGATGATTCTGTACGGGATAGAACGATCAATAGCTGCTCAAAATGTATAGAACCAGAGAACTACCCTCATGCAAACTGGGATAACTGGTACAAGAAAAGGAGGGGTAGATATTCAAAGATTAAGCACCGCAGCGCTGCGAAAAAATGGGAGGACAATCAGAAGAGATGGAGGTGTGAATGGGATAGGGAAAGATTGGAACTTGATAGAAGATTAAAGGAACAGTTGAACAAAAACAGGTCGAATGGCACAGGCGCGACTAATCATTCTGAAGTGTTAAATGCTCTTTCACAAGCATTGAAGAAAACAGAGGATGCTTATCTAGATCTTGCTGATAAAATGGTTATGGATAATCCTGAGTTGGCCTTGATGGGTTCTTGTGTTCTTGTAATGTTGATGAAGGGAGACGATCTTTACTTATTGAATGTGGGCGATAGTCGAGCTGTTTTGGCTCAGAAGAAAGAGCCCGATCTTTGGAGCCAAGATTTGGAAAGAATCAACGAGGAAACATTGTACGATCTCGAGTCTTTCGATGGTGATAGGTCGAATTTGCAGCCGAGTTTGGCTGGTTTCCAGTTAACCATGGATCATAGCACCTCCATTGACGAGGTAAAACCCCGCCAAATGAAacggatttttttaatttgttctgGTGTTGCTCGTGTTTGATCGATCATTTCGCTGTATATTGTTGTCTTTTGTTTTCAGGAAGTTACGAGGGTTAGAAATGAGCATCCCGATGATGCTTCGGCAGTGATTAATGACCGTGTAAAAGGCTCGCTAAAGGTGACTCGGGCTTTTGGTGCTGGTTTTCTCAAACAGGTGCGGTGTGTTAGATTAGTTTTTTAATAAGCAGATTCCTCTTTTATTCATGGAATTGAAATGTTCTACCAACGAATAAAGATCGAAAGTAAGAGGATTGGTGGTGTATTATGAGAACCTGTGATACCGCCAAGAGGCAGAGAAAAGTGACTTTTCTTTACATGTATAGGAGCATATTATATtttcgtgtttttggatttttatttgatatttttatgataaaattgtTACCGTATTTCACTATCATGCGATATACAACTACACGGGTTAGTAATCTCAGTATAAAGTTGGAATTCCTCTGTGACAATTGGTTGCTTTTCTGGTTTTTGAGTCCTTTTTTACACGAAAAAAAATATCGCTGATTTCATATTAGCAATAGCTTTCCTTCATACCTTAGGAATTTGAAGAGATTATACTGAAATTGATTGTCGAGTGGAGtagatttttttgaaatatagctcattttttattcttgattttgtttCTGCAGCCTAAATGGAACAATGCACTTTTAGAAATGTTTAGAATCGACTATGTCGGGACATCACCATATATAAACTGCATCCCTTCACTTCACCATCACCGATTAGGATCACGAGATCGGTTTCTAATATTGTCATCGGACGGACTTTACCAATACTTCACGAATGAAGAAGCTGTATCAGAAGTGGAACTTTTCATATCTTGGTCACCAGAGGGAGATCCTGCACAACATCTGGTCGAGGAACTGTTGTTTCGTGCAGCAAAACGAGCAGGTACATATGTAATGTTTACGTTCAATAGAATGTTTATATTTCCTTACTTATGGAATTCTAAAAACGTCGCATCTGCTGTTTACGTTCGATTTCAGGTATAGATTTTCACGAGTTGCTCGAGATACCACAAGGTGATAGACGTCGCTACCATGACGATGTCTCGATTATTGTCATCTCTTTGGAAGGAAGAATTTGGAGATCTTGTGCATAATTAGTGTGAACCAAGTAGAATTGATAATTGTATAATTTTCCATGAAAAGAAAAAGCTAGGGAACACCCATTTTTGATTTTCCTCTATGAAGACGACTAAGTTTTGAGATTTAAGAGAAACTTGGCCGTTGGTATTGTAAAGATGAACATTCCTCAATCATCTATTGCCATAgcaaattgtaattttttgaaataaatgacatcccaagaatttatttttttgttttggggAGCTTAAATTTAATGTTTGTTGTATAAAAAGAGCTTGAAATGTGTGTAATGTATATGGACGCCATGTCGTTTAAAAAATCCCTCAATAAGTGTAGGACACTTGCAATGTGGTCGAACCCCTTGATTCTTAAATCTTAACTCCTAACCAATCGAGCAGATAAAGGAATAAATGCATTTGTGGTTGGGGAAGGAGTGGATATCAGATATGTATCAGTAATGATGGTGGAAGAGAAACTGCCACAATCATTAATATTGGACAAACAATTCAAGTAGGCTATGCTTAGATGTAATATTTGTATCTCATTGTTCCTGACATGTATTTCTTGGCGCCATTTTTAGGCTGTAAAAAAGTTACTTGACTGGGAAACATGAATTATATAGGTTAATTTATGTTATATCGAGAGTGTCTCTTTTTATTCTAATACAATCAAATCATGCAAGTCAttcacatttttataaaaattgacatataaaattaatatttgaccagtaaaaagaaaataagataGAATAATAAGTAAAATtagttaaaattaaattaatcaatgaTGGCAAAATAGTTATGAAAAAAGGAAGTTATCGTGACTGACAGAGagtaaaattaaacaaaatatacgACAATGACGGAATGACATGCAGCGGTCGTCTGTCCAAATTATTCATTGCAATGTCTCCCCAGTTTCACGAAAGGCGCACTACGTATTTTCATTAACTAGGTTCACATTTATACACAACTTTTACGCATTTATGTTACAAAGTTTCACAAGACAGGGAAGCAacgaatataataattttaaagttCAAGATTGAAAAGAATCAACACCCTTGCTATTTTACCAACAAGTGATTTCATACCTGATGATGTGAAAGATTTCACTTATTTATTAAGCTCTGTATAAATATAAAAGTGAATTCGATCGCTTGGATCCCAAGTCGATGCTCTTGATACACGAAGGGGAGTGCTGCTATGTATCCAGTGTTAATGGTTTATCGAGCCATTCGTTCTCGGATATAATCGTGCCTGAACCAAGGCCACCCATTTTCCCAAACGATACACCCTTGAAGCTGCTACTTCCCTCACTCCAGTTCAGAGACCTCCAAGATTTTTTAGGAATGTCATTTTCAGTTTTAACCACCTTAGCCACCACTAATTTGAGAATGCTACTTCTGCAGAAAGGGCAAACGGGTACAGAGTGGCACGCGGTTGTAGGGTTGGGCTTGTTGTGACAGCATAAGGCAAGCGTGCAATGCGCACACATTCGGTGCTCACATTCTTGAACTTCAATGGTGCATGCTTGATCGAAACATATGCAGCAAAGATCCGAGTCACTTGCCTACATAAGAAAATTTGGATAGATCACATGATTCCTTCGAGTCAATACATAATTGCCAAGATTGGATCATGAACCTTTATATAAAATTCTTGCGTATTTATAGTGAAATTACTTTATCAACAAAAGAAAGACATTCTCATAGGCCTATAAGTCCTCCGTCCAATATGACACATTCAACAAATAGAAGCCAAAGCGTAAAAACATCCACATAGAGGTCAGGGGAGATACAGAAGATAGAAAGGAACGTCTTACAGAGATAATAGTGGATTACCTCAGACATGATATCATCGAAGCCAGAGTCAGATGTTGATGGAGATGGCAGCGAGCAAACGATTCcttttaatatcattttttccTTCTCCCTATTGGCCTCCATCAGGGCATGTTCCAACAGAGATTTTGCCTCCTGATTAAGCTCGCCTATGAATTTCAAAGATGACGGCCAGACAAGAGGCTCTGGGGATGAAGGATTCAGCAAAGCTGCAGATGCTTCATGGTGATGCCTTAAAGCTATTGTGTACGGTATTCTCCTAAATCATGTTAACCAAAATCCACATTTATGTTACGTTCATTGGAAAATGAAATGATATTATGAAAAAAAACTGCCTACATCTATTTGTCTTGAAAGTTTCTTCCTTCAATATGACAAAAGTAATAAAACAATATTCTTCATGAAGAAGCTGACAAGTAAATGATATTGTATTGCAGCCAGCATGCAAAAGATTAACCAAGTGTAAGTTGCTTTCTGTACATAAAAAACTAATGAAAAGTACAAGAAAAATACCCTGATGCATCTCGCTGAATTCGATCTGCACCCCAAGCCAGCAACTCTCTAATGCAATCAAGAGAACCTCCTCTT
This window of the Primulina huaijiensis isolate GDHJ02 chromosome 3, ASM1229523v2, whole genome shotgun sequence genome carries:
- the LOC140973074 gene encoding probable protein phosphatase 2C 4, producing MGNGVGKLTVCFTGMEPTADYTRRRRKDMEAGLMISDPLDDLGHSFCYVRPELTRLPSSKVHSEFDEPATTTFKLISGASVSANTSTPLSTASLDLYSYNSVDRASAFEGSTSFASIPLQLVPRNSSIYSGPLFNSGLIANSGPMERGFMSGPIERGFMSGPLDRGMFSGPLDKGGSDQFPRSYSHGGFAFRHRSRKGSFIRAVRRAFSKGISRGQKSIVAPIKGVVSMKEPDWMVVSEKQNELTISSVNFSSECSLDEYDSLENQNLQWAQGKAGEDRVHVVVSEEHGWVFVGIYDGFNGPDAPDYLLSNLYSAIHKELKGLLWDENDKSDNSSISNPCSAIDNSCSIKPDCNPNPSLTDDSVRDRTINSCSKCIEPENYPHANWDNWYKKRRGRYSKIKHRSAAKKWEDNQKRWRCEWDRERLELDRRLKEQLNKNRSNGTGATNHSEVLNALSQALKKTEDAYLDLADKMVMDNPELALMGSCVLVMLMKGDDLYLLNVGDSRAVLAQKKEPDLWSQDLERINEETLYDLESFDGDRSNLQPSLAGFQLTMDHSTSIDEEVTRVRNEHPDDASAVINDRVKGSLKVTRAFGAGFLKQPKWNNALLEMFRIDYVGTSPYINCIPSLHHHRLGSRDRFLILSSDGLYQYFTNEEAVSEVELFISWSPEGDPAQHLVEELLFRAAKRAGIDFHELLEIPQGDRRRYHDDVSIIVISLEGRIWRSCA
- the LOC140973075 gene encoding putative E3 ubiquitin-protein ligase XBAT31, translated to MGQGLSCGSSDELGLFSAVQLGDFETVKEFMGKNSAFVHSSTVYDRNSVLHIAAANGQIEVLSFLLDGSVNPDVLNRLKQTPLMLAAMCGNISCVKKLIEAGANILMFDSRSGRTCLHYAAYYGHSGCLQAILSAASTSPVAASWGYSRFVSIRDRKGATPLHLAARQRQPECVHILLDNGALVSASTGGYGFAGSNPLHFAARGGSLDCIRELLAWGADRIQRDASGRIPYTIALRHHHEASAALLNPSSPEPLVWPSSLKFIGELNQEAKSLLEHALMEANREKEKMILKGIVCSLPSPSTSDSGFDDIMSEASDSDLCCICFDQACTIEVQECEHRMCAHCTLALCCHNKPNPTTACHSVPVCPFCRSSILKLVVAKVVKTENDIPKKSWRSLNWSEGSSSFKGVSFGKMGGLGSGTIISENEWLDKPLTLDT